The following proteins come from a genomic window of Dreissena polymorpha isolate Duluth1 chromosome 1, UMN_Dpol_1.0, whole genome shotgun sequence:
- the LOC127839470 gene encoding ubiquitin-conjugating enzyme E2 L3-like yields MAATRRLAKELADLRKAGLKNFKNINVDEQNILLWQGLVVPDCEAYNKGAFKIQIDFPAEYPFKPPKITFKTKIYHPNIDEKGQVCLPIISAENWKPATKTDQVIQSLVALVNEPEPEHPLRADLAEEFSKDRKKFIKNAQEFTKKHSEKRPTD; encoded by the exons ATGGCAGCGACCAGGCGTTTGGCGAAA GAACTTGCAGATTTACGAAAGGCAGGCTTGAAAAATTTCAAGAATATCAATGTTGATGAACAAAACATCCTACTATGGCAGGGTCTTGTTGTACCA GATTGTGAGGCATACAACAAAGGAGCTTTCAAAATACAGATTGACTTTCCAGCTGAATATCCATTCAAGCcacctaaaataacatttaaaacaaaaatatatcacCCTAATATAGATGAAAAGGGCCAGGTTTGTCTGCCTATCATAAGTGCTGAAAACTGGAAACCTGCTACCAAGACAGATCAAG TGATACAATCCCTAGTAGCCTTAGTCAACGAACCGGAACCTGAACATCCACTAAGGGCAGATCTTGCTGAGGAATTCTCAAAAGACAGGaagaagtttataaaaaatgcacAAGAATTCACCAAAAAACATAGTGAAAAGCGACCTACagattaa